The Rhododendron vialii isolate Sample 1 chromosome 8a, ASM3025357v1 genome has a window encoding:
- the LOC131298621 gene encoding uncharacterized protein LOC131298621, protein MPGVATANSTTSGPFVLPAPTAGNPAGAHGKKPAVDGTSTLSVGPYITMVEVQALLTRQKALLTKEKAKMIMPSLPNPDIRPPYPVTILLLPYPEGYTPPKFVKFDGKEGSAQEHVVRFIESLRAHALDTNLRLREFSKSLTSRAYMWYVNLEPYSIATWEEMVNNFYAKFFQVLEKVTVISLTKEIQTGGEDVVNYIKRFQDYAVDCTESVKKMQLVEICIGGMMDECKMLLVNLKLGTFSALLESAYNIRHVVKPARKES, encoded by the exons ATGCCGGGGGTAGCAACAGCAAACAGCACAACCTCAGGTCCCTTTGTTCTCCCCGCACCCACTGCGGGAAACCCCGCCGGAGCCCACGGAAAAAAACCCGCTGTTGACGGAACTAGCACGCTTTCAGTGGGTCCCTACATCACAATGGTGGAAGTGCAGGCCTTGCTGACACGGCAGAAA GCCCTTCTTACCAAAGAAAAGGCAAAGATGATTATGCCCTCACTTCCAAACCCGGACATCCGGCCCCCGTACCCTGTCACAATCCTATTATTGCCCTATCCGGAAGGGTACACTCCACCAAAGTTTGTAAAATTCGATGGTAAGGAAGGCAGCGCACAGGAACATGTGGTTCGTTTCATTGAGTCCCTTAGGGCCCATGCATTGGATACCAACTTGCGTCTCCGTGAGTTCTCAAAGTCTCTCACCTCCCGCGCGTACATGTGGTACGTCAACTTGGAGCCCTATTCGATAGCCACTTGGGAAGAAATGGTGAACAACTTCTACGCCAAATTTTTCCAAGTCCTCGAGAAGGTGACCGTGATAAGTCTTACAAAGGAAATTCAAACGGGCGGAGAAGATGTAGTCAATTACATTAAGCGATTTCAGGATTACGCGGTTGATTGTACTGAGTCAGTCAAGAAAATGCAGCTTGTCGAAATCTGCATTGGTGGAATGATGGATGAGTGTAAGATGTTACTTGTAAACTTGAAGTTGGGAACTTTCTCTGCTCTCTTAGAATCCGCGTACAACATCCGCCACGTGGTCAAGCCGGCTAGGAAGGAAAGCTAG